One Methanotorris formicicus Mc-S-70 genomic window, TATATCATAATTTCTGTAGATTTTAACAACATCCTCAATCAACTTCATCCCTTCATGCCCAATGTCATCCAACCTACCAACAAATGGAGATACATAAGTTGCTCCTGCCTTTGCTGCTATTAATGCTTGCAATGGTGAGAAAACCAATGTAACGTTTGTTTTTATTCCTTCTTTTGATAAGACATTAACTGCTTTCATTCCTTCTTTTGTCATTGGTATTTTTATAACAACATTATCTGCCAAACTTGCGAGTTCTCTTGCCTCTTTAATCATCCCTTCCGCATCTAAGGAAACAACCTCAGCACTAACAGGACCGTCAACAATTTCGCAGATTTCTTTTATAACACTGTGGAAATCTTTACCTTCTTTTGATATCAATGTTGGGTTTGTGGTGACTCCATCAACCAATCCTAATTCAACAAACTTTTTTATTTGCTCTACATTTGCAGTGTCTAAGAAAAACTTCATCCTCTCACCTTTTTAATTTTGCAATATAATAAAATCAAAATCCCATATATAAATTTTTAATTCATTGGAGTTTCCCATACTTATATAAGAAACTTTTAGAAAAAAGTTTCATCAAAAAGGATGCTCGGTGATGCCCCTTAGTTTCTTATACTAATTTCCTATACTTATAAAATATCCTACATGTCCCCTCATCAGAAACCATGCAACTTCCAACAGGATTTAAAGGAGTGCATACAGTTCCAAACAACGGACAGTCAGTTGGAAACTTTTCCCCTCTCAATATTTTATCACAGATGCAACCTTTTGGTATCTTCTCCTTTATTGGAGGAACTTCCTCCACCTCAAGAATATCAAATTTTTTATATTTTTCTTTCAATCCTAAACCACCATTTTTAATAACTGGGAATCCTCTCCATGGAATGTCTATTGGTTCAAAAACCTCATTCATGATTTTTTGGGCTATTACATTACCCTCCTCTCTAACTGCTCTTTTGTATTCATTCTCTACCTTTGCCTCCCTATTTATTATTTGCTTTAAAATCATGATTATTGCCATTAAAACGTCTATTGGCTCAAATCCAGCAACAACCATTGGGGCATTGTATTTTTTGCATGGTTCATAGTAGGGCTTTAGTCCAGTTATTGTTGAGACATGCCCAGGACAGATAAATCCATCTAAATTAACATTCCCCTCATTCAACAAAAATTCCATTACTGGGGGGGTTTGTCTATGGCAATTTAAGATATAAAAGTTTATATCTTTATTTTTATTTTTGAGACTTATAAGTTCCGCACCTGTTGTTGGGGCGGTTGTTTCAAAACCTATTGCAACAAAAACAACTTTATTATCTTCCTTTGCTATTTTCACAGCATCACTTATGCTATAAACAATCCTAACATCACACCCCTCTGATTGTGCCTCCATTAATGATTTTTCACTTCCTGGAACTCTGTACATGTCTCCCAATGTTGTTATTGTATAGTTATTTTCTGCCAAATATATTGCTGTGTCTATCTCTTTCTGCGTTGTGACACAAACAGGACATCCAGGGCCAGGGATTACAGTTATATTTTCTGGCAAAACCTCCCTAATTCCATATTTACAAATTGTGTGCTCATGAGAACCGCAAACATGCATTATCTTAACATCATCCACTTTTTGAGAGAGTTTGTTTATTGTTTCTATTGCCTTTTTTATTATTTGTTTGTCGTTGATGTTTATCATTCTTTCACCAATTTATTTTTAATAACTTCCAACATCCCCTCAATGGTGTATTCTTTTGGCGTTAATGCATCAAATCCAAATTTATTTATCTCCTTCTTTGTTATCGGACCTATTGCAACAATATGCTGGTTTTTCAATAATTCTTTGAGTTCGTTATCTACATTTTTAAAGAAATTCCTTGCGGTTAAGCCACTTGTGAATGTGAGGATTATCTTTTTATCTTTTCTATTTTCCTCTTTTATTATTTCTTTTAATTTTTCCAATTTTTCCTTTATATCCTTTGGTTCCTCTGAGGTATAGACAAAGAGTAAATCCACATTTAAGTTGTTCTTCAAAACATCTCTTGTTGATGGTGTCGTTGGAATTAAAAACCTTTCATTTCCATTGATTATTTTCTTTAACTCCTCCAACAATCTTTCAGCAGTATATTCCTTTGGAACCACATCTGGATATTTTCCAAAATACTTCTCAAACGCCTTAGCAGTTTTAATTCCAATTGCACCAATTTTTTTATTTTTGACTTTCTCTTTTTCTTTGTCATCTATTATGTTATATAATCCTTTTACACCACTCGGGGAGGTAA contains:
- the hypD gene encoding hydrogenase formation protein HypD, which encodes MININDKQIIKKAIETINKLSQKVDDVKIMHVCGSHEHTICKYGIREVLPENITVIPGPGCPVCVTTQKEIDTAIYLAENNYTITTLGDMYRVPGSEKSLMEAQSEGCDVRIVYSISDAVKIAKEDNKVVFVAIGFETTAPTTGAELISLKNKNKDINFYILNCHRQTPPVMEFLLNEGNVNLDGFICPGHVSTITGLKPYYEPCKKYNAPMVVAGFEPIDVLMAIIMILKQIINREAKVENEYKRAVREEGNVIAQKIMNEVFEPIDIPWRGFPVIKNGGLGLKEKYKKFDILEVEEVPPIKEKIPKGCICDKILRGEKFPTDCPLFGTVCTPLNPVGSCMVSDEGTCRIFYKYRKLV
- the fsa gene encoding fructose-6-phosphate aldolase, with the protein product MKFFLDTANVEQIKKFVELGLVDGVTTNPTLISKEGKDFHSVIKEICEIVDGPVSAEVVSLDAEGMIKEARELASLADNVVIKIPMTKEGMKAVNVLSKEGIKTNVTLVFSPLQALIAAKAGATYVSPFVGRLDDIGHEGMKLIEDVVKIYRNYDIKTEVIVASVRHPTHVLEAARIGADIATVPFDVMDKMFKHPLTDIGIERFMKDWENYLKNKK
- a CDS encoding uroporphyrinogen-III synthase, translating into MKVVITRPKERSGYFAKLLEDNGFEPILIPTLELIYKTDVKIDVDNYGWILFTSPSGVKGLYNIIDDKEKEKVKNKKIGAIGIKTAKAFEKYFGKYPDVVPKEYTAERLLEELKKIINGNERFLIPTTPSTRDVLKNNLNVDLLFVYTSEEPKDIKEKLEKLKEIIKEENRKDKKIILTFTSGLTARNFFKNVDNELKELLKNQHIVAIGPITKKEINKFGFDALTPKEYTIEGMLEVIKNKLVKE